The Priestia megaterium genomic sequence ATCTTCCTTTAAATTTTCTAAACATCTTCTTATAGTGTAAAATGCATCTGGGTCTAGCCAGTCATCGGCATCTAACTCCATGACAAATTCTGTTTCAACATATGATAGAGCCGCATTAAGAGCCCTTGCTTTCCCACCGTTATCTTTACTAAGAAACCTAAAACCTGGTGTGTTTTTAAAACTTTTTATAATCTCTAGGGAATGATCGTTTGATCCATCATCAACTACTATTATTTGTTCTGGAAGACTACTTTGCAGAATACACGAGTTAATAGCTATCCCTACATAATTAGCCATATTATAATTAGCTATAATAACAGCAATCGAAGGAGCTAAGTTCTGTTTCTCTAACTTTTGCTGATACTTCTCTATAAAATTTAACTTTTGAAGATTACTACTGGTTTTATCTATGAATGTTTGATTAACCAATTTATTCGGTGAAGAAGCGATAGATAGTTCATCTACTGTTGAAAGCCAAGATGGAAGAACAGATTCTTTAAATGGAATGTGGCATCTCAAAGAGAAGGGATGTTGTTGGAGAAAAGAAGCCTTTGACAAAAACGGTCGCTGTATAACTTTATTATTAATTGTGATATCGTAAGTCATTACAACTTTCTCATCATCTAATGCTAATTGATGCTTCGTAATACTATTATCTAAATAATCATAACTATACAAGAACATGACATATTCACAAGACAGTGATTGAATGTGATGATTTAATGTTAACCCTAAATCATTATCAAGTAAGTTTATACATTTTGTCTTTGCACCTTCAAAAGTCAATCCTAATTGGTTTAAAGACTCCGGTATGTCCAAGATAATAATTTCATCTATACGATTATTAATAAGATGCACCGAATCTATAGCTTTTTTTATCGAACTTGAGTTTACATATCCAATTAAAAACAAATGAATATCCTTCATATATACTCCTCCGCCTTTAAGAATTCTAGCCATCATGAGGCCTCATTAAGCTGTTTTCCTGACACCTAATTTATTGCTTTACATATGATCATTCTATGTGTATCTCTCAGTATGTATGGTTTAAATTCGAACACTTTTTCATTAAAAGAATCCTTAATCAGATGTTAATCTAATTAATAACAGTTTAAATAACACTATAAGGTAATTAGTTTGTCCAATCACTACAGGTCACCATTTCATATAGTAATAGTACATAGAAAGGAGGTTAAAAATACCATGACGATATTATTAGATTCTAGAACATCTCAAAATGCTAGTATAGCTAACTCTATTTCTATCCCTATTACACTTCTCTCTAATCCAGGTCTATTCGGTCAAATTGGCCTCAACGTTACAAGTGCTACAGGTGCTATTCGTACTCAATTAAGTGGTACTGTAGCTTGCCAATTACCACTCCTCCCTGTCGCAACTACTGTTACAATTACTATTGTAAGAGGTACTGCCTTTAACGACCCAGTTGTCTACTCTTCATCGGAGGCGTTGAATATTAACCTTTTAGGACCACAGCTTTTTACGTTTACTGCTTCAGATTTTAATGTACCAAAGCCAGCTTCTAATCTTTTAATTTACACAGCTTTCATCACTTGTAACATCCTAGGAACTGTGAGAGTTGGACCAGAAAGTTTTAATGGAGTTGCTTATTCGGATTAAGAATATTATTCAATTTTATTTAATAAAAAAGTCTTCGCTTTTATAAACGCGAAGGCTTTTTTACTTTCTTTTATTTACTAAAACACGCACGAATAAATTTAGCTAAATGCATTCACAGAATAAAATTCCCTGTTTATTCTGTTTTCCTATATAGGATTACAATAATTTCCCTTCCTTGTTTTTACGCTCAGAAGGTTAGTTACATATTAAAGGATGTCTAATGTAACTAAGATAGCGATTAATACTTGTAATAGTACTTGAAGATTTACAGCGATATCTGTGTCAGTAGCTGTAACATTTACATTTGTAGAGTTTTCAATAATTGTTTTTTGAGAATTTTTTTGTTTAATGCTAGCGAATTGTTTTAGTTCTTCAACGACGCTGTTTCCTTGCACATTATCACCGATTGTAATACGAACTACTACTGCAATAGCTATCTGTAAAGCTACTTGAATAGTCGCTGCAATTTGAGTATCTGTCGTTTGTACTCTAACACCTTCTGAATCTTTAACAATAATTTTCTCAAAAGATTTTTGTTCAGTAGCAGCTATTTGATCAGCTTCTTGCCATACGTCTCTACCACTGAACCGTTTATTTTCACAATGGTCTAGTGCTCTCCATTTTCTTTCACCCATTTTTCTCACCTCGTTTAATTTTTAATTAAAGAACATCGACAAGTACAATAATAGCTACTAATACTTGTAACAATACTTGAACGTTAAGAGCCACGTCTGTATCAGTCGTTGTAATTTCTACGTCTTTAGAATTCTCAATATAAATTTTTTGTTTATTTGTTTGCTCTATTTCAGATAGCTGTAATAAGTCTTGAAGCACACCATCTTTTTGAACAGTATCGCCGATGGCAATACGAATTACAATAGCGATGGCTACTTGGATAGCCACTTGAATACCGATAGCTGCTTGAGTATCTGTTGTAGTGACATTAACATCACAAGAATCTTTGATCCAAATTAATTCATCTGATTCTTGGTCAATTAAAGAAAGTTGATCTGCCTCTTGAACTACTTCTGCATTAAAACTTTCAAAACTCTCCCTACTTTCGAAACTCTCACGACTATTATAGTAATCATATTCCGTAGATTCACTTTCATAGTGATCTACTTTACAGCCATCTTTACAATGCTTCTTAGGATCATCTTTTTTATGTTTGCTTTTGCATTTTTTCTTTACATCGTAAGAATAATACTTTTTAGATGACATAACTAACACTCCTTTTTCATGGTATGTATTAATATATGAACATACCAATCAATAGGATTGGGCCAATTGACCATTGAGTGCAACCATTTTAAAAAACAACAAAAACGCCTATTTAACGGCGTTTATAAATAATATAATTTATTTTTTTTTGTTGGTAGCATTTGTTTGTTTTACAAACTCATCCACTCGTTTTGACAAATCTTCAACCATTTCTTTAAGCATTTGTTTTTTCTCTTCAGATAGGTTTCCTTTAATTTTTTCTTTATCTATGCCATGTTTAGAAAAAACATCGTTTACTAATAAGTCCATTAACTTATTTGGAACAATCTCCGGTTTTTTAGGTGAATCACTCATATTAATCGCTCCTTCTATATAAGGTCGTTATTCATAACAACATATGCAGGAATGGCCTAAAAGGAAACAATTCCCCCTTGTTTTCACATGTTGTTGAAGCGATTTTTTACTCACCAATATTTTCATTTAAATAAAAACAGTAGCATTTCTATCTTAGGTTAACTGTACTAGCCATCTCTGTCGCCTAAAAATTTAAGATAATAAAATAAATTTAACATCATATATTTGTACATAAGGTAAGTGCCTTATGTTTTCAACAATTTTCTTAACAGTATTTATGAAAAGAGTTGAGTTAAATGGGAAAAAAAGCAAAGGTTGTGCATGTTGCAGGTGATTTTTTATCTCCAAAAGGAAAATCATCTACTAATCAAATTTATACAATAAATGAGGATAACAATACGGTTTCTGTGATGGATGGATTAACTGATGATTTAATTGCCACTATAAATGTAGGACGTCAGCCAGCAAACGTAAATGGCAATCCATCTACTAATCGTATTTATGTGACTAATAAAGGTGATAATACAGTTTCCGTCATTGATGCAGGTGCAAATACAGTTATTGGAATTATTCCAGTTGGGAGTCAGCCTTCAGGTGTAGGGGTTAATCCCTACACGGATAGAGTTTATATCACAAATGCTGGGGATGATACTGTTTCCGTCATTAATGGTGCAACCAATATTGTTGTTGCCACAATACCTGTAGAAACCCACCCAATTAATTTAGATGTCCATCCCTATATTAACCGTATTTATGTAGCTAATAAATTTAAAAATACAGTCTCTGTCATTGATGGATTGACGAATGCTGTAATGGCTACAGTGCAAGTCGGTGATCAGCCTACTGACCTAGGGGCTAACCTATCTAACAATCGTATTTATGTAGCTAATAAAAATAGTGATACCGTTTCCGTCATTGATGCAGGTACAAATGCTGTAATTGGAATAGTACCTGTCATAGAACAACCTTGTATGGTTGATGTTAACGCAGCCAATAATCAAATTCACGTAACGAATGAAGAAAATAGTGTAGTCTCTGTCATTGATGGTGCCACTAATATTGTCATTGCTACCCTCCCTGTCGGTGATCAGTCAACTTATACAATAACCGATACCTAATATAAGAACATAACGTGGATACTTATGTTCTATAAGAGGTGGCATAACCATGATTTTATTTTATAACCTGTAGCAACAATAATCTTATAGAAACACAATTATTGTTGCTACAATTAATGATTTCAAATATTTCTTAAGGAGTTCACTCTTTATCAAAATTTCTCCATGTTTGATAAAGAGAAGGTTGAATATCTTTAACATGAGATAAAAATTCTTTTGATAAGTTTAATCCCTTCAAATCTTTTAGTAATTTAATAGGAGTAGGTCGCTTAGAACTAAAAGCTCTTTTAAGATCAATTATTTTTAAATTTCCCTGTTCAGTTATTAGAACATGCCGTAATTCCGTATCTTGTCTACGAAAACTTAATTTCTTTAATTCATTAAAGAGGCTTATCAATTGTATAACCAAAGCCTTTTCTATATATTGATTTTTTTTCAGATGTTTTGCCAAGGAAATTCCTTTTATATATTCCATGACTATGTAATTTGGTCCATAATCGTAGAGATGAGGAATAATAAAAGACGACTGCCCCACTTTTATTGCTTCTAACTCTTTTTTATATACCTCTTCCTTAAAAAATACTTTTACACATCGATTATCAGTCAATTGATAAATAACACCATCTTTGCCTTGTCCAACTACCTTATACCTTTTAAAATTCATAAGTTCATTTTCTTTTTCTCCTATTAATTTCTGAGAAGAGTGCCCAAATGCTTTATCATTCAACAAGTCTAATTTTTTAACGCTGTTAGACGGAACAAGCTGGACATTATTATTACTCAGCAGCTGATACTTTTTCTTATTGTGCCATTTAAAGAGAGTTTCTTTCGGAAGCCTATCCCACCTATCATGATCACTACGATAATGAAAATATGATTTTCCCATTCTGTTCCTCCTTCCCCATTTG encodes the following:
- a CDS encoding glycosyltransferase family 2 protein: MARILKGGGVYMKDIHLFLIGYVNSSSIKKAIDSVHLINNRIDEIIILDIPESLNQLGLTFEGAKTKCINLLDNDLGLTLNHHIQSLSCEYVMFLYSYDYLDNSITKHQLALDDEKVVMTYDITINNKVIQRPFLSKASFLQQHPFSLRCHIPFKESVLPSWLSTVDELSIASSPNKLVNQTFIDKTSSNLQKLNFIEKYQQKLEKQNLAPSIAVIIANYNMANYVGIAINSCILQSSLPEQIIVVDDGSNDHSLEIIKSFKNTPGFRFLSKDNGGKARALNAALSYVETEFVMELDADDWLDPDAFYTIRRCLENLKEDVAVLYGNLRAWKQNGEENIRYKGLRKGRAILNRNDLLSYVFPLGPRIYRTSTLKQNNGFPLIDFEGGRMYEDVSVLNDLIKTHRLLYKDMTVYNVREHPLSITKKNHSSWSDFLKYLD
- a CDS encoding spore coat protein, whose product is MGERKWRALDHCENKRFSGRDVWQEADQIAATEQKSFEKIIVKDSEGVRVQTTDTQIAATIQVALQIAIAVVVRITIGDNVQGNSVVEELKQFASIKQKNSQKTIIENSTNVNVTATDTDIAVNLQVLLQVLIAILVTLDIL
- a CDS encoding spore coat protein, with the protein product MSSKKYYSYDVKKKCKSKHKKDDPKKHCKDGCKVDHYESESTEYDYYNSRESFESRESFESFNAEVVQEADQLSLIDQESDELIWIKDSCDVNVTTTDTQAAIGIQVAIQVAIAIVIRIAIGDTVQKDGVLQDLLQLSEIEQTNKQKIYIENSKDVEITTTDTDVALNVQVLLQVLVAIIVLVDVL
- a CDS encoding spore coat protein; its protein translation is MSDSPKKPEIVPNKLMDLLVNDVFSKHGIDKEKIKGNLSEEKKQMLKEMVEDLSKRVDEFVKQTNATNKKK
- a CDS encoding YncE family protein; this translates as MGKKAKVVHVAGDFLSPKGKSSTNQIYTINEDNNTVSVMDGLTDDLIATINVGRQPANVNGNPSTNRIYVTNKGDNTVSVIDAGANTVIGIIPVGSQPSGVGVNPYTDRVYITNAGDDTVSVINGATNIVVATIPVETHPINLDVHPYINRIYVANKFKNTVSVIDGLTNAVMATVQVGDQPTDLGANLSNNRIYVANKNSDTVSVIDAGTNAVIGIVPVIEQPCMVDVNAANNQIHVTNEENSVVSVIDGATNIVIATLPVGDQSTYTITDT